Proteins encoded within one genomic window of Alteribacter populi:
- a CDS encoding DUF1444 family protein codes for MKPIEIKRLLDENLKNEPFITSFDRENETYRVVEKNTKKGLTVSLNPLSDKFKKDEEKALVEVLHYIRESVKAMASSVQIKGNEQRIFPVIRSTSFPTETSEGDLLISTEHTAETRIYYAIDIGKTYVLLTKEHIVSEGVSKQEVEESALFNLRSLNQDIKTDTVAGNTFYFVNTNDGYDASRILNDAFLKEMDERTEGQLTISIPHQDVLIFGDMQNERGYDVLAQMAFQFYAKGTSPITALPFMYDNGELEPVFIMAQRKPKD; via the coding sequence ATGAAACCGATCGAAATCAAACGTTTGCTCGATGAAAACCTTAAAAATGAGCCCTTTATCACATCTTTTGACCGTGAAAATGAAACCTATAGAGTTGTAGAAAAAAATACAAAAAAAGGCTTAACTGTTTCGTTAAATCCTTTATCCGATAAATTCAAGAAAGATGAAGAAAAAGCGCTGGTAGAAGTTCTCCACTATATTCGTGAAAGTGTCAAGGCAATGGCATCAAGTGTGCAAATTAAAGGGAATGAGCAGCGAATTTTCCCTGTCATTCGTTCGACGTCTTTTCCTACTGAAACGTCTGAGGGTGATCTGCTTATTTCCACAGAACATACTGCAGAGACACGAATTTATTATGCTATTGATATTGGAAAAACGTACGTCCTATTAACCAAGGAGCATATCGTTTCTGAAGGTGTAAGTAAACAAGAAGTTGAAGAGTCTGCTCTGTTTAATCTTCGTTCATTAAATCAAGACATAAAAACTGATACTGTTGCCGGAAACACGTTTTATTTTGTTAACACGAACGACGGCTATGACGCAAGCAGAATCCTAAATGATGCTTTTCTTAAAGAGATGGATGAACGAACCGAAGGACAACTTACAATCTCCATACCTCATCAGGATGTTTTAATCTTCGGAGATATGCAAAACGAACGAGGATACGATGTGTTAGCACAGATGGCTTTTCAGTTTTACGCGAAAGGGACATCACCGATTACCGCTCTGCCATTCATGTATGATAATGGTGAACTAGAGCCCGTCTTCATTATGGCTCAGCGTAAGCCAAAAGACTAA
- a CDS encoding DUF948 domain-containing protein, producing MEWLLYVSAAIIAVAFAILVMYLILTLKAVTKTLDRVSNTVEGMEKQIDGISQESTALLHKTNRLADDIQGKSESLNGVFESAKELGDSLKTVNQSVRSVSHMVSQQANANTEQVAQAVKWGNVAMEMWSKWKAKRNSEEKAYTAETTKRKQEEE from the coding sequence ATGGAATGGTTATTATATGTCAGTGCAGCGATCATAGCAGTAGCTTTTGCTATTCTCGTTATGTACCTCATTTTAACATTAAAAGCAGTGACGAAAACGTTAGACAGGGTATCAAACACAGTAGAAGGTATGGAAAAGCAGATTGATGGGATCTCACAGGAATCTACTGCTCTTTTACATAAAACGAACCGTCTCGCAGATGATATTCAAGGAAAGTCAGAATCATTAAACGGCGTATTTGAATCAGCAAAAGAATTGGGTGACTCTTTAAAGACAGTTAATCAATCTGTGAGAAGCGTGTCACACATGGTCTCCCAACAAGCTAATGCGAATACAGAGCAAGTTGCCCAGGCTGTGAAATGGGGCAATGTAGCGATGGAAATGTGGTCAAAATGGAAAGCAAAACGTAATAGTGAGGAAAAGGCTTATACAGCAGAAACAACGAAAAGAAAACAAGAGGAGGAATAA
- a CDS encoding DNA translocase FtsK, whose protein sequence is MRFNVQRMINQLKEMFVNDQDEYQTPSYEKQEQVKQPVFKKNTRSLPLKKEENAKLIHQYPKSGPFRFPVVPDNEPIGQHVHNAEPKPNPENVKERSFENKESPRPKTLDSRKPNKPEEKSASAADLVSHQKLDEKINKTKFGGKGFAVRQIPSPVFGFGEREEETLQQYQEDVLNEFLHLEGLVTKPSITGNLSEADSTIEENPIADSPLEPEMSTEDNQSLSEEEAPKVRFESKDDDEKEPVLHESNEFSKEKEVSATLELTEPVRNEIELDDEQVNLEAHDSSTSEHEFIEENSQNYPKTIEEVEMSVKSLPAQDEVEVVTERVQESRESTDAQNRTVQQKNKKKTASSGVPFNVLMFQRDRVKQERREKMNRGKGALPELHLLEVPPSRREEDDQELTEQSQLLNQTLEYFNVRAKVVNVTRGPSVTRFEVQPEPGVKVSKITNLQDDIKLSLAAKDIRIEAPIPGKNTIGIEVPNRKSSPVFLRDILKSKSYIQSESPLMAALGVDIGGQPIVTDLQKMPHGLIAGATGSGKSVCVNAILLSLLYKASPKNVRFLLIDPKMVELAPYNGIPHLAAPVITDAKEATQALKWAVEEMERRYERFAETGSRDLNRYNQKMKEQGKEDQTFPYLVVVVDELADLMMVSPQDVEDAICRIAQKARACGIHLLVATQRPSVDVITGLIKANIPTRVAFSVSAQTDSRTILDASGAERLLGRGDMLFLGNGESKPVRLQGAFVSDDEIERVTEHVKRNGPPSFLFEKEELKSQDTGGEEDPMFEEVCRFVIEQQAASSSLLQRRFRMGFNRAARLIDIMEERGIISPSKGSKPRDVYLTNEELEEIIVGKG, encoded by the coding sequence ATGAGATTTAACGTTCAACGCATGATAAATCAATTAAAAGAAATGTTTGTAAATGATCAAGATGAGTATCAAACTCCTTCTTACGAGAAACAAGAGCAAGTAAAACAACCTGTATTTAAAAAAAATACAAGATCGCTCCCTTTAAAAAAAGAAGAAAATGCTAAACTCATTCATCAATATCCGAAAAGCGGTCCGTTTCGATTTCCTGTTGTACCAGACAACGAGCCGATCGGTCAACATGTACATAATGCAGAACCGAAGCCGAATCCAGAAAACGTGAAGGAACGTTCTTTCGAAAATAAAGAAAGTCCGAGGCCAAAAACTCTTGATTCACGAAAACCAAATAAGCCTGAAGAAAAGTCAGCATCTGCGGCGGACTTAGTTTCACACCAAAAGTTAGATGAGAAGATTAATAAAACAAAATTTGGTGGGAAAGGCTTTGCTGTCCGACAAATTCCGTCTCCGGTATTTGGATTTGGGGAACGTGAAGAAGAGACCTTACAACAATACCAAGAAGACGTTTTGAACGAATTTTTACACCTTGAAGGGTTAGTAACAAAGCCTTCAATTACAGGAAACTTGTCAGAGGCTGATTCAACTATTGAAGAAAATCCAATTGCGGACTCACCATTGGAACCGGAAATGAGCACTGAAGACAATCAGTCCCTATCGGAAGAAGAGGCTCCTAAGGTTCGTTTTGAATCAAAGGATGATGATGAAAAAGAGCCAGTTCTGCACGAATCAAATGAATTCTCTAAGGAAAAAGAGGTTTCCGCTACCCTTGAATTAACCGAACCTGTCAGGAATGAAATTGAACTTGACGATGAACAGGTAAATTTAGAAGCGCACGATTCTTCAACTTCAGAGCATGAATTTATTGAAGAAAATTCACAAAACTACCCAAAAACTATCGAAGAAGTAGAGATGTCTGTAAAGTCATTACCCGCACAAGACGAAGTGGAGGTAGTGACGGAAAGAGTTCAGGAATCAAGGGAATCTACTGACGCTCAGAACCGAACCGTTCAGCAAAAAAACAAGAAAAAAACTGCCTCTTCAGGTGTGCCTTTCAATGTATTAATGTTTCAGCGAGACCGTGTCAAACAGGAGCGTAGAGAAAAAATGAATCGTGGTAAAGGGGCGTTACCAGAGCTTCATTTACTAGAAGTACCACCGAGCAGGAGAGAAGAAGATGATCAAGAGTTAACAGAGCAGTCACAACTTCTCAATCAGACGCTGGAATACTTCAATGTACGGGCAAAAGTCGTTAATGTGACGAGAGGTCCATCGGTAACACGGTTTGAAGTTCAACCGGAGCCCGGAGTGAAGGTTAGTAAAATAACCAATTTACAAGATGACATTAAATTGAGCCTGGCTGCAAAGGATATAAGAATTGAAGCTCCTATTCCAGGAAAGAACACGATTGGCATTGAAGTACCTAACCGAAAATCATCTCCTGTATTTTTACGTGATATTTTAAAAAGTAAATCGTATATTCAAAGTGAGTCCCCTCTTATGGCAGCGCTTGGTGTCGATATCGGTGGGCAGCCGATTGTGACAGACTTACAAAAGATGCCCCATGGTTTAATTGCTGGTGCGACCGGATCTGGTAAAAGTGTATGTGTAAATGCTATTTTGTTAAGTCTTCTTTATAAGGCTTCACCAAAGAATGTGCGGTTCTTACTCATTGATCCAAAGATGGTGGAATTGGCTCCTTATAACGGAATCCCGCATTTAGCTGCACCTGTGATTACTGATGCTAAAGAAGCGACACAAGCACTGAAATGGGCAGTTGAGGAAATGGAAAGACGTTATGAACGTTTTGCCGAGACTGGCTCCAGAGATTTGAATCGTTATAATCAAAAAATGAAGGAGCAAGGGAAAGAAGATCAAACTTTTCCTTATCTTGTCGTTGTAGTTGATGAGCTGGCCGACCTAATGATGGTCTCTCCTCAAGATGTAGAAGATGCAATTTGCCGGATTGCTCAAAAAGCAAGAGCGTGTGGGATTCATTTACTTGTAGCGACGCAACGTCCTTCAGTCGATGTCATTACAGGATTGATTAAAGCGAATATCCCTACAAGAGTTGCTTTCTCTGTCTCAGCACAAACGGATTCACGTACAATTTTGGATGCTTCAGGTGCGGAGAGATTACTCGGTCGAGGAGATATGCTATTCTTAGGGAACGGAGAGTCAAAACCTGTCCGATTGCAAGGGGCGTTTGTCTCTGATGATGAAATTGAACGAGTGACCGAACATGTAAAAAGGAACGGACCACCGTCTTTTCTTTTTGAAAAGGAGGAATTAAAGTCTCAGGATACCGGAGGAGAGGAAGACCCGATGTTTGAAGAGGTATGCCGATTTGTTATCGAGCAGCAAGCAGCATCGTCTTCTCTTTTACAACGACGCTTCCGAATGGGCTTTAACCGAGCAGCGCGATTAATTGATATTATGGAAGAACGAGGAATTATTTCTCCTTCGAAAGGGAGTAAACCACGTGATGTCTATTTAACAAATGAAGAATTGGAAGAAATAATTGTTGGAAAAGGGTAA
- the ccpA gene encoding catabolite control protein A → MNITIYDVAREAGVSMATVSRVVNGNPNVKPTTRKRVLEAIERLGYRPNAVARGLASKKTTTVGVIIPDISSIFFAELARGIEDIATMYKYNIILCNSDQNKEKEIHLINTLLEKQVDGLVFMGGEITEDHAQQFKQSPVPVVLSATVDDEKAFPSVNIDYEQGVYDAVTSFINQGHQRIAMLSGTLEDPINGYQKFAGYKRALEDAGLTLNDDYVVIGDYTYDSGLEAMESLTSLEDKPTAIFASTDEMALGVIHGAQDKGFNVPEDFEVIGFDNTRLVSMVRPTLTSVVQPMYDIGAVSMRLLTKYMNKEEVNDDVVLLPHRIEYRQSTKSPD, encoded by the coding sequence ATGAATATAACAATTTATGATGTCGCGAGGGAAGCAGGCGTTTCAATGGCTACAGTTTCCCGTGTCGTTAATGGAAACCCAAATGTGAAGCCGACTACTAGAAAACGAGTACTTGAAGCAATCGAAAGGCTGGGGTATCGCCCGAATGCAGTAGCTAGAGGGTTAGCAAGCAAAAAAACGACAACAGTAGGAGTGATCATTCCTGATATTTCGAGCATTTTCTTTGCAGAGCTTGCACGTGGAATCGAAGATATTGCGACAATGTACAAGTACAATATCATTTTATGTAACTCTGATCAAAACAAAGAAAAAGAAATTCATTTAATTAACACGTTACTTGAAAAACAAGTAGATGGATTAGTTTTCATGGGTGGTGAGATTACTGAGGATCACGCCCAGCAATTTAAGCAATCTCCTGTACCTGTTGTCCTATCCGCAACTGTGGACGATGAAAAAGCATTTCCAAGTGTCAACATCGATTACGAGCAGGGTGTCTATGATGCTGTAACATCCTTTATAAACCAAGGACATCAACGAATTGCAATGTTGTCAGGAACGTTAGAAGATCCGATTAACGGCTATCAGAAATTTGCAGGATACAAGCGAGCACTTGAAGACGCTGGACTAACACTGAATGATGATTATGTTGTCATCGGGGATTATACTTACGATTCAGGTTTGGAAGCTATGGAGAGTTTGACTTCATTAGAGGATAAACCAACGGCTATTTTTGCTTCAACAGATGAGATGGCATTAGGAGTTATCCACGGCGCACAAGACAAAGGGTTTAATGTGCCCGAAGATTTTGAAGTCATTGGTTTTGATAATACTCGATTAGTGTCAATGGTGCGACCAACACTTACGTCTGTTGTTCAGCCAATGTATGATATTGGAGCTGTCTCCATGCGTCTGCTCACAAAGTATATGAATAAAGAAGAAGTAAATGACGATGTCGTGTTATTACCACATCGTATCGAATACCGTCAATCTACAAAATCACCCGATTAG
- a CDS encoding aminopeptidase gives MRDSRIQTLAKNLVQYSVHLQKGEHILIENFGVQKELVKALVEEAYAAGGHPHVLLKDHEINRTLLMGASNEQQELSADIEAFAMEKMNAYIGLRAGDNITELSDVPSDKMSLHQQTVGTKVHRHIRVPKTKWCVLRYPSSSMAQLAKMSTEAFEDFYFNVCNLDYSKMNEAMDALVTRMNNTDEVRITGEGTDLTFSIKEIPAIKCAGNMNIPDGEVYTAPVRDSVNGTIRYNTASPYQGFTYENIALTFEDGKIVKAESNDTERINQIFDTDEGARFIGEFAIGVNPHIQHPMQDILFDEKIDGSFHFTPGQAYEDAYNGNDSAIHWDIVFIQRPEYGGGNIYFDGELIRKNGRFVVDDLQPLNPENL, from the coding sequence ATGAGAGATTCCCGTATTCAAACTTTAGCCAAAAATTTGGTCCAATACTCAGTTCACTTACAAAAAGGTGAGCATATTTTAATCGAGAACTTCGGAGTCCAAAAAGAACTCGTTAAAGCCTTAGTTGAAGAAGCCTATGCTGCAGGTGGCCATCCTCATGTTTTATTAAAGGACCATGAAATAAACCGTACCCTTTTAATGGGCGCTTCAAACGAACAACAGGAATTATCCGCAGATATTGAAGCATTTGCAATGGAAAAGATGAATGCGTACATAGGTTTAAGAGCTGGCGATAATATTACTGAATTATCGGATGTTCCTTCCGATAAAATGAGTTTACATCAGCAAACTGTAGGTACTAAAGTACACCGTCACATTCGTGTACCGAAAACGAAGTGGTGTGTACTTCGGTACCCAAGTTCTTCAATGGCACAATTAGCGAAAATGAGTACAGAGGCTTTCGAAGATTTTTATTTTAATGTATGTAATTTAGATTATAGCAAAATGAACGAAGCTATGGATGCTTTGGTCACTCGTATGAATAATACTGACGAAGTCCGCATTACTGGTGAAGGCACTGATCTTACTTTCTCTATAAAAGAGATCCCAGCTATAAAATGCGCAGGTAATATGAACATTCCTGACGGCGAAGTATACACAGCTCCAGTACGTGATTCTGTAAATGGTACAATTCGATATAATACGGCTTCACCATATCAAGGGTTTACCTATGAAAATATTGCCTTGACGTTTGAAGACGGTAAAATTGTAAAAGCAGAATCGAACGACACTGAAAGAATTAATCAAATCTTTGACACTGACGAAGGTGCTCGATTTATTGGTGAATTTGCCATTGGAGTCAACCCACACATCCAGCATCCAATGCAGGACATCCTATTTGATGAAAAGATTGATGGTAGCTTCCACTTTACGCCTGGTCAAGCCTATGAGGATGCATATAACGGAAACGACTCTGCGATCCATTGGGATATCGTGTTCATCCAACGCCCCGAGTACGGAGGTGGAAACATCTACTTCGATGGTGAATTAATCCGAAAAAACGGTCGCTTCGTAGTCGATGATCTCCAACCGTTAAATCCAGAAAACTTATAA
- a CDS encoding YtxH domain-containing protein, whose product MTENKNQSNNMNTKDFFIGTLLGGIVGASTALLLAPKSGKELREDLNEGAKIAATTAKESTSNFAQTVSEQSTSLVDRVKELTRAVRKDVEELTESAESLTTDLQGAGEEIAASVKKEVEELQRSVEQLVQEVEEKEREKKQNESEEN is encoded by the coding sequence ATGACTGAAAACAAAAATCAAAGTAACAACATGAACACAAAGGATTTTTTTATTGGTACGTTGTTAGGTGGAATTGTCGGAGCTTCAACTGCTTTACTTTTGGCGCCTAAGTCAGGAAAGGAATTACGCGAGGACCTTAACGAAGGCGCAAAAATTGCAGCAACAACAGCGAAGGAAAGCACATCAAACTTTGCACAAACCGTTTCGGAACAGTCAACAAGTTTAGTTGACCGTGTCAAAGAGTTAACAAGAGCCGTTAGAAAGGACGTTGAAGAGTTAACAGAGTCAGCTGAAAGTTTAACAACTGACCTTCAAGGGGCCGGTGAGGAAATTGCAGCGTCTGTAAAGAAAGAAGTAGAAGAACTCCAACGTTCTGTAGAGCAGCTTGTACAGGAAGTTGAGGAGAAAGAAAGAGAAAAAAAACAAAACGAATCTGAAGAAAATTAA
- the murC gene encoding UDP-N-acetylmuramate--L-alanine ligase, with product MTMFHFIGIKGSGMSALAQILSDMKYDVQGSDVDKVFFTQKPLEEKGIPLLPFNKDNVQEGQTIIASAAYGEDHEEVKAAAEKEIMVHPYPTFLGEFIQQFTSIAITGSHGKTSTTGLMSHVLQQAKPTSFLIGDGTGKGEEESEYFVFEACEYRRHFLHYHPDYCVMTNVDFDHPDYFRDVEDVFSAFQDMAKQVKKAIIACGDDEYLQQINAQVPVVYYGFGAQNDFQAKNVNVDSNGTHFDVYVRNTAYGSFTIPGFGNHNILNALSVIALCEYENIDVNIVKNHLKTFSGVKRRFSEKSFGKQVLIDDYAHHPTEIAATIEATKQKYPEREVVAIFQPHTFTRTQTFLDDFAESLKEADTVYLCDIFASARENEQFLSIDDLQERIPGSILVNEETVNQLLQHDQGILLFMGAGDVQKFQNAYERLAE from the coding sequence ATGACAATGTTTCATTTTATCGGAATAAAAGGATCTGGGATGAGTGCATTAGCACAAATTCTCAGTGACATGAAATATGATGTACAAGGATCAGATGTAGATAAGGTCTTTTTTACTCAAAAACCTTTAGAAGAAAAAGGGATCCCGTTATTGCCTTTTAACAAAGACAACGTTCAAGAGGGACAGACGATCATCGCTTCAGCTGCATACGGTGAAGACCATGAAGAAGTGAAAGCAGCAGCAGAAAAAGAGATTATGGTACACCCGTATCCGACCTTTCTTGGTGAATTTATTCAGCAATTTACGAGTATTGCGATTACTGGTTCCCACGGAAAAACGTCAACAACCGGATTAATGTCACACGTCTTACAGCAAGCGAAACCGACCTCATTTTTAATAGGTGACGGTACGGGAAAAGGGGAAGAGGAAAGTGAATACTTTGTGTTTGAAGCGTGTGAGTATCGCAGGCACTTTTTACACTACCACCCAGACTACTGTGTTATGACGAACGTGGACTTTGACCACCCCGACTATTTTAGAGATGTGGAAGATGTATTTTCAGCGTTCCAGGATATGGCTAAACAAGTGAAGAAGGCGATCATTGCCTGTGGTGATGATGAATACCTGCAGCAAATTAATGCTCAAGTTCCTGTTGTTTACTATGGTTTTGGTGCACAAAATGATTTTCAAGCGAAAAATGTAAATGTGGATTCAAACGGAACTCACTTTGATGTTTATGTACGAAATACGGCATATGGTTCATTCACGATTCCTGGATTCGGCAATCACAATATATTAAATGCATTGAGTGTTATCGCTTTATGTGAATATGAGAATATTGACGTCAACATCGTTAAGAATCATTTGAAAACTTTCTCAGGAGTAAAAAGACGTTTTAGTGAAAAATCATTTGGAAAACAGGTTCTTATTGACGACTATGCGCATCATCCAACGGAAATTGCAGCGACAATCGAAGCAACAAAACAAAAATATCCAGAGCGTGAAGTGGTTGCTATTTTTCAACCACACACTTTTACTCGAACCCAAACCTTTTTAGATGATTTTGCGGAAAGTTTAAAAGAAGCGGATACGGTTTATTTGTGTGATATTTTTGCTTCGGCACGAGAAAATGAACAATTTTTGTCCATTGATGACCTCCAGGAACGTATTCCTGGTTCAATTCTTGTAAACGAAGAAACAGTCAATCAATTGCTGCAACATGACCAAGGGATTTTATTATTTATGGGTGCTGGTGATGTTCAGAAATTCCAAAATGCTTATGAACGACTTGCAGAATAG
- a CDS encoding nicotinate phosphoribosyltransferase — MKEIHLKLEGKIKRLTNRTFKFDERIGEGWFSAVYFLKTREIAEKHKPNNEILMQFFQKKHAVLCGTDEVIALLKTFAKNPEQLEIHSLEDGDKIAPFETVLTIKGAYENFGYLEGVIDGILARRTSVSTNVYEVVKAAQSGGIDKPVIFMGDRDDHYTQQSGDGYAAYIGGSKAQATHAMNEWWGKKGMGTMPHALIQLFKGDIVAASHAYHETYPQDELMALVDYNNDVVTDSLKVAREFGDTLKGVRVDTSNTLVDKYFTRNPELLGTFDPRGVNPKLVFALREALDKEGFNHVKIVASGGFDAKRIACYEEMKAPVDIYGVGSSLLKLNVSFTGDNVLLNGEHEAKQGRKYRPNSRLERIDLKE, encoded by the coding sequence ATGAAAGAAATTCACTTAAAGCTAGAAGGTAAAATTAAGCGGTTAACAAATCGGACTTTTAAGTTTGATGAACGTATTGGAGAGGGCTGGTTTTCTGCGGTTTATTTTCTGAAAACGAGAGAAATTGCTGAAAAACACAAGCCCAATAATGAAATACTCATGCAATTTTTTCAAAAAAAGCATGCCGTTTTATGTGGCACAGATGAAGTGATTGCTTTATTAAAAACATTTGCGAAGAATCCGGAACAGCTTGAAATTCATTCACTTGAAGACGGTGATAAAATCGCTCCCTTTGAAACGGTTTTAACCATCAAAGGGGCGTATGAGAATTTCGGTTATTTAGAAGGGGTTATTGACGGTATTTTAGCCCGGAGAACCTCGGTGTCTACTAATGTTTATGAAGTTGTCAAAGCTGCCCAATCGGGTGGCATTGATAAACCGGTAATTTTCATGGGTGACAGAGATGATCACTATACCCAACAATCGGGTGACGGTTACGCGGCATATATTGGCGGTTCTAAAGCCCAGGCTACCCATGCTATGAATGAATGGTGGGGAAAAAAGGGAATGGGGACGATGCCGCATGCTCTTATTCAGCTATTTAAAGGGGATATTGTAGCGGCTAGTCATGCCTATCATGAGACGTATCCACAAGATGAGTTAATGGCTCTTGTCGATTACAACAATGATGTGGTCACAGACTCTCTAAAAGTAGCACGAGAATTTGGTGACACATTAAAAGGCGTCAGAGTTGATACGTCAAATACTCTGGTTGATAAGTATTTTACTCGAAACCCAGAACTTCTTGGGACATTCGATCCTAGAGGTGTTAATCCAAAACTTGTATTTGCTTTACGAGAAGCATTAGACAAGGAAGGATTTAATCATGTTAAAATTGTCGCGTCCGGTGGGTTTGATGCAAAGCGAATTGCCTGCTATGAAGAAATGAAAGCACCTGTAGATATTTATGGTGTAGGTAGCAGTTTACTTAAGTTAAACGTTTCTTTTACAGGTGATAATGTGCTTTTAAATGGAGAGCATGAAGCAAAGCAGGGGCGAAAATATCGGCCGAATTCTCGGTTGGAAAGAATTGATTTAAAAGAGTAG
- the ytxJ gene encoding bacillithiol system redox-active protein YtxJ, with translation MSLTKIETVEQWENLVKNTDEFYLLKNSTTCPISTEAYEETEKFSQSQENVPVFYLNVQEARPLSDEIANRFSVKHESPQALLFVNGEVKWHDSHWNVTNKKLSSVWEEK, from the coding sequence ATGAGTCTAACTAAAATTGAAACAGTAGAACAATGGGAAAATTTAGTGAAAAATACAGACGAATTTTATCTATTAAAAAATAGTACCACATGTCCAATTAGCACTGAAGCCTACGAAGAAACAGAAAAATTCAGTCAATCACAGGAAAATGTACCTGTATTTTATTTAAATGTGCAAGAGGCACGACCGCTTTCAGATGAAATTGCAAATCGATTTAGTGTAAAGCATGAATCACCTCAAGCATTGTTATTTGTTAACGGTGAGGTTAAATGGCACGACTCTCATTGGAATGTAACGAATAAAAAACTTTCAAGTGTATGGGAAGAGAAATAA
- a CDS encoding bifunctional 3-deoxy-7-phosphoheptulonate synthase/chorismate mutase gives MGNEQLEELRKELDEVNLQLMELINERAKLAKEIGRVKSAQGLNRFDPVRERKMLDLITEHNKGPFETSTLQHIFKQIFKASLEIQEDDHRKALLVSRKKQADNTVVDVKGEPIGDGQQRMIAGPCSVESYEQVDTVAQALKKQGIKFLRGGAFKPRTSPYDFQGLGEEGLQILHDVAKKHDLAVISEIVNPNDIEMALKYVDVIQIGARNMQNFELLKAAGSVDKPVLLKRGLSATIEEFMNAAEYILSKGNKNVMLCERGIRTYEKATRNTLDISAVPILKQETHLPVWVDVTHSTGRRDLLLPTAKAALAIGADGVMAEVHPDPAVALSDSAQQMDIDEFDEFMTQLEQSGLYKSPKTVVKG, from the coding sequence ATGGGTAACGAGCAATTAGAAGAGTTGAGAAAAGAATTAGACGAGGTCAACTTACAATTAATGGAGTTGATTAATGAAAGAGCAAAGTTAGCTAAGGAGATCGGGCGAGTGAAGAGTGCTCAAGGACTTAATCGCTTTGACCCTGTAAGGGAGCGAAAAATGCTTGATCTAATTACTGAACATAACAAAGGGCCATTTGAAACATCGACCCTTCAACATATTTTCAAGCAAATTTTTAAAGCTAGTCTCGAAATACAAGAAGACGACCATCGAAAGGCTTTACTTGTATCGCGTAAAAAGCAGGCTGACAATACTGTAGTTGATGTTAAGGGTGAACCAATAGGAGATGGACAGCAACGCATGATCGCTGGTCCTTGCTCGGTAGAAAGCTACGAACAAGTGGATACAGTAGCTCAAGCTTTGAAAAAGCAAGGGATTAAATTTTTGCGAGGTGGCGCATTTAAGCCTAGAACTTCACCTTATGACTTCCAAGGCTTAGGAGAAGAAGGCCTTCAGATCCTACATGACGTAGCGAAAAAGCATGATTTAGCAGTTATTAGTGAAATTGTGAACCCAAATGATATTGAAATGGCACTCAAATATGTTGATGTGATTCAAATTGGAGCGCGTAACATGCAAAACTTTGAGCTGTTAAAAGCAGCTGGTTCAGTAGATAAGCCAGTCCTTTTAAAACGTGGATTATCTGCTACCATTGAAGAGTTCATGAATGCTGCTGAGTACATTCTATCTAAAGGAAATAAAAATGTCATGCTTTGCGAGCGAGGTATTCGTACGTATGAGAAAGCGACAAGGAATACACTCGATATATCGGCAGTTCCTATTCTTAAGCAAGAAACACACCTTCCTGTATGGGTTGATGTAACACATTCTACTGGTCGGAGAGATCTATTACTTCCTACTGCAAAGGCAGCATTGGCTATTGGTGCAGATGGAGTCATGGCTGAGGTACATCCGGACCCGGCTGTAGCCTTATCAGATTCTGCACAACAAATGGACATTGATGAATTTGACGAGTTTATGACTCAATTAGAGCAATCAGGACTATATAAATCACCAAAGACTGTCGTTAAAGGATAA
- a CDS encoding thioredoxin family protein encodes MKSIQSVEQFDKVKNEDGTVFMFTAGWCPDCVVIEPELPAIEEKYSSLQFYKVNRDQFIEICQEHDIFGIPSFLFFRNGTEVHRFVTKDRKTKEQIEQFLDEGLAN; translated from the coding sequence ATGAAATCAATTCAATCAGTAGAGCAATTTGACAAAGTGAAGAATGAAGACGGAACGGTATTTATGTTTACGGCAGGCTGGTGCCCAGACTGTGTCGTCATTGAACCGGAGCTTCCTGCTATCGAAGAAAAGTATTCTTCTCTTCAATTTTATAAAGTGAATCGAGATCAGTTTATTGAAATTTGTCAGGAGCATGACATTTTTGGGATTCCCAGCTTTTTATTCTTTAGGAACGGCACAGAAGTTCATCGTTTTGTGACTAAAGACCGTAAGACGAAAGAGCAAATTGAGCAGTTTTTAGATGAAGGTTTAGCGAATTAA